Proteins encoded in a region of the Trypanosoma brucei brucei TREU927 chromosome 5, complete sequence genome:
- a CDS encoding 75 kDa invariant surface glycoprotein, putative (similar to GP:790931: invariant surface glycoprotein {Trypanosoma brucei}(PMID:7723788)), giving the protein MSTMPVTLCTTATVFLLCGICALDVTWAEELSVAQKQYVTAHGRQLDGEAAATLCTMKKLLDGVNSRVDTFEQQIYMYVNNANANFRKISDDKVMAASLSGDQHQQMQYMKTRLDDIAYLMNATEGRAKKAAANASAALDEVLKWHCVDRTESRESSYSSTPNANCEPNAYKRDYYYEHSRLDPHKYSILCNYKVVSSTTTQTTFSNMERALEIWNQVKPKPYHMRVMICGAGAPVHQAAPPGRPCTVLENWMRSYEVATHLIARLHRDLDVALFVYRYSEKILESSKESLAQHEERRKAAEARAAEEEAKRQAAEKAAEEARKAFEEAEARRVAAEEQAEARRLEAEKAEKAKEAGQPVSEEKKKMLLEAVEKAEATEKAAEKQAKDSRKAFEEAEEERVKATEDAEAAKQNRDTIGRSEEELKKDVEKLAEELKEESKESGEEDDVNADHDDEGSEAKSGWIGTTKVLVFLIPLLLLLLGLLVFFVIRGRRKAEVKDDINIEEGGAKSKNTKTAAGLDSDI; this is encoded by the coding sequence ATGTCAACGATGCCTGTTACATTATGCACTACTGCAACAGTATTTCTCCTCTGCGGCATATGTGCGCTCGATGTGACTTGGGCGGAGGAGCTCTCTGTTGCGCAAAAACAGTATGTGACAGCACATGGGCGGCAACTTGATGGTGAAGCTGCGGCGACACTGTGTACCATGAAAAAGTTGCTTGACGGTGTGAACTCCAGGGTTGACACATTTGAACAACAAATCTATATGTATGTCAACAATGCGAATGCGAATTTTCGTAAAATATCGGATGACAAGGTAATGGCAGCATCGCTATCTGGAGATCAACATCAGCAAATGCAGTACATGAAGACGAGGCTTGACGACATCGCATATCTCATGAATGCAACCGAAGGAAGGGCTAAAAAGGCGGCGGCAAATGCAAGCGCAGCTCTCGATGAGGTGCTAAAATGGCATTGTGTTGACAGGACGGAGAGTCGCGAGTCCTCATACAGTTCTACTCCAAATGCAAATTGTGAACCTAACGCGTATAAGCGAGACTACTACTATGAACATTCGAGGCTTGATCCCCATAAATACAGCATTTTATGCAACTACAAAGTGGTCAGTAGCACCACTACTCAAACGACGTTCTCCAACATGGAGAGGGCACTCGAAATATGGAACCAGGTAAAGCCCAAGCCGTACCATATGCGTGTTATGATATGTGGAGCGGGCGCACCCGTTCACCAAGCAGCTCCACCAGGGCGACCATGCACAGTGCTGGAGAACTGGATGCGGAGCTACGAAGTGGCAACCCACTTGATAGCGCGGCTCCACAGGGATTTGGATGTTGCTCTATTCGTATACCGCTACTCTGAGAAAATCCTAGAAAGTTCGAAGGAGTCTCTTGCACAGCAtgaggagagaaggaaagcagcAGAGGCGCGGgcggcggaggaggaggcgaaaCGCCAGGCTGCTGAGAAGGCTGCTGAGGAAGCGAGAAAGGCATTTGAGGAGGCTGAGGCGAGACGAGTGGCCGCTGAGGAACAGGCGGAGGCCAGGCGCTTGGAAGCTGAGAAGGCTGAGAAGGCAAAGGAGGCGGGTCAGCCggtgagtgaagaaaagaaaaagatgttgCTGGAGGCTGTTGAGAAAGCTGAGGCAACTGAAAAGGCTGCAGAAAAGCAGGCAAAAGATTCGAGAAAGGCATTTGAGGaagcggaggaggagcgcGTCAAAGCCACCGAAGATGCAGAGGCTGCAAAGCAGAACAGGGATACCATCGGACGGTCCGAAGAGGAACTGAAGAAGGATGTAGAAAAATTGGCGGAGGAATTGAAAGAGGAGTCGAAAGAAAGTGGTGAAGAGGACGACGTAAATGCTGACCATGATGATGAGGGCAGCGAGGCCAAGAGTGGCTGGATTGGGACAACGAAAGTGTTAGTATTTTTAattcctttgcttttgctgttgcttggGTTGCTTGTGTTCTTTGTTATTAGGGGCCGTAGGAAGGCTGAGGTGAAGGATGATATAAACATAGAGGAAGGCGGTgctaaaagcaaaaatacgaAGACCGCAGCAGGTCTTGACAGTGATATTTAA
- a CDS encoding 75 kDa invariant surface glycoprotein, putative: MMPVTLRITATVFLLCGICALDVTWAEELVWWKSYVTSGGKKVDGEGARSICVIKAIVDLVSERAFFLESEALSQLSKAKTVLSNVTISDNIRTSLTKKKQEEILMTRELVEAVRKHIEAAYKRTKEAALDASRLLSDILKWHCIDVEKMRGSPYNYSTGANCDPDAFSRERFHYYHVNDRRNNSILCDYKVIRSGDTVASFETMGRALDKWNFVKPKPNLTRLSECWNGQWRDEATETLVPCMLRESWLEDYNASRYSMRRLYDLTHVAVRIRKYAEMLSLGEGTSAEGVHEEDKAANERAVEERSKHQAAGRVVNEARNVFEDVEKRWLLLKRDAEARSRDADAVREAESKLREVTTKIEELSKALEEAKANKEKLEAAALLMAGESRKKIQAEKDAKSRLREVEKEAEISKKALEGAETEMMKADDAAIIAQWEAEDTLRSCADLKKEVYQSLARVSKYDKGDEVFDAHQRDNHRITRLLVRFIILLLLLGSFLFFVIRGRREMQLYHNIHNDGLFSEERAVKDTPAIDAFVELPRITPTVKHEKEQSI, from the coding sequence ATGATGCCTGTTACATTACGCATTACTGCAACAGTATTTCTCCTCTGCGGCATATGTGCGCTCGATGTGACTTGGGCGGAGGAGCTAGTATGGTGGAAATCGTATGTCACcagcggaggaaaaaaagttgaTGGTGAGGGTGCACGGTCGATATGTGTTATCAAAGCAATTGTTGACCTCGTTTCCGAAAGGGCGTTTTTCCTTGAGAGTGAGGCGTTGTCGCAGCTGAGTAAAGCGAAGACCGTACTCTCGAATGTAACAATTAGCGATAACATAAGAACATCTctcacgaagaaaaaacaggagGAGATACTTATGACCAGAGAGCTTGTTGAGGCCGTTAGAAAGCACATCGAGGCGGCTTATAAGCGAACTAAAGAGGCAGCTTTGGATGCTAGCAGACTTCTTTCGGATATACTTAAATGGCACTGCATCGATGTTGAAAAGATGAGAGGGTCTCCTTATAATTATAGCACTGGCGCTAACTGTGATCCTGACGCGTTTTCAAGGGAGCGGTTCCACTATTATCACGTGAATGATCGCAGGAACAACAGTATTCTGTGTGACTACAAGGTTATCCGCAGCGGAGATACTGTTGCATCGTTTGAAACGATGGGGAGGGCACTTGACAAGTGGAATTTTGTGAAGCCCAAACCCAACCTAACGCGTCTATCTGAATGTTGGAACGGTCAGTGGAGGGACGAAGCCACTGAAACGCTGGTGCCATGCATGCTGCGTGAATCTTGGCTAGAGGATTACAACGCATCAAGGTATTCTATGAGGAGGCTCTACGATTTAACCCACGTTGCTGTCAGAATCCGAAAATATGCAGAAATGCTCTCGCTGGGCGAAGGGACGTCGGCCGAGGGCGTCCATGAGGAGGATAAGGCCGCAAACGAACGTGCCGTAGAGGAAAGGTCGAAACATCAGGCAGCCGGTAGAGTTGTCAATGAGGCGAGAAATGTCTTCGAAGATGTTGAAAAGAGGTGGCTATTACTTAAAAGGGATGCGGAAGCCAGGAGCCGGGATGCCGATGCCGTGAGGGAAGCTGAGAGCAAACTGCGGGAAGTGACGACGAAAATCGAAGAATTGAGCAAGGCACTGGAGGAGGCGAAGGCTaacaaggagaagcttgAGGCGGCCGCCCTTCTGATGGCTGGGgagagcaggaaaaaaatacaggCAGAGAAGGATGCAAAGTCTAGGTTGAGGGAAGTCGAGAAAGAGGCAGAAATATCAAAGAAGGCACTGGAAGGAGCCGAAACAGAGATGATGAAGGCTGATGATGCGGCGATTATTGCACAGTGGGAGGCAGAGGACACCTTGCGATCGTGTGCAGACTTGAAAAAGGAGGTGTACCAGAGCCTCGCGAGAGTCAGCAAATACGACAAAGGTGATGAAGTGTTTGATGCCCATCAACGTGACAACCATAGAATCACGCGATTATTAGTGCGTTTCATTATCTTACTCTTGCTGCTCGGGtcgtttctcttctttgtcaTCCGTGGGCGGAGAGAAATGCAGTTGTATCACAACATCCACAACGACGGCCTTTTTAGCGAGGAAAGAGCGGTTAAGGATACGCCGGCCATTGACGCCTTTGTGGAGTTGCCTCGCATTACTCCCACCGTGAAGCATGAAAAGGAGCAGTCAATATAG
- a CDS encoding 75 kDa invariant surface glycoprotein (identical to GP:161948: 75 kDa invariant surface glycoprotein {Trypanosoma brucei} (PMID:7723788) (PMID:1587856)) — protein MSTMPVTLRTTATVFLLCGICALDVTWAEELSVAQKQYVTAGARQLDGQGATTLCEMKKMLDGVNSRVDMFEQQAYMYVNNANANFRKISDDKGMELSFPSNKLREIQYMKSLGNGIIKYMGGTGERAKAAAANASAALDQVLTWHCVDRTASHDVLPGYGRNENCLPNAYKRDYYYEHSRLDPHKYSILCNYKVVDSVITQTTFSNMERALEIWNQVKPKPYSARVMICGAGAPAHQAAPAGRPCTVLENWLWNYRVTAHLISKVEKDATLALRVFHYSKKVLEGYKESLAQHEERRKAAEARAAEEEAKRQAAEKAAEEARKALEEAEARRVAAEEQAEARRLEAEKAEKAKEAGQPVSEEKKKMLLEAVEEAEATEKAAEKQAKDSRKAFEEAEEERVKATEDAEAAKEEKKDAEESEEKLKKDVEKLAEELKEESKESGEGDDVNADHDDEGSEAKSGWIGTTKVLIFLIPLLLLLLGLLVFFVIRGRRKAEVKDDINIGEANAKSKNTKTAAGLDSDI, from the coding sequence ATGTCAACGATGCCTGTTACATTACGCACTACTGCAACAGTATTTCTCCTCTGCGGCATATGTGCGCTCGATGTGACTTGGGCGGAGGAGCTCTCTGttgcacaaaaacaatatgTAACAGCAGGTGCTCGGCAACTTGATGGACAAGGGGCTACGACACTGTGcgaaatgaagaagatgctTGACGGCGTGAACTCCAGGGTTGACATGTTTGAACAGCAGGCGTATATGTATGTCAACAATGCGAATGCGAATTTTCGTAAAATATCGGATGACAAGGGAATGGAGTTATCATTCCCTTCAAATAAGCTTCGGGAAATACAGTACATGAAATCGCTGGGCAATGGCATAATCAAGTACATGGGGGGCACAGGAGAGCGGGCTAAGGCAGCGGCGGCAAATGCAAGTGCAGCTCTCGACCAAGTGCTGACGTGGCATTGTGTTGACAGGACGGCGAGTCATGACGTCCTTCCTGGCTACGGTCGAAATGAGAACTGCTTACCCAACGCGTACAAGCGAGACTACTACTATGAACATTCGAGGCTTGATCCCCATAAATACAGCATTTTATGCAACTACAAAGTAGTGGACAGCGTCATTACACAAACGACGTTCTCCAACATGGAGAGGGCACTCGAAATATGGAACCAGGTAAAACCCAAACCGTACTCCGCTCGTGTTATGATATGTGGAGCAGGCGCACCCGCTCACCAAGCAGCTCCCGCTGGACGACCATGCACAGTGCTGGAGAACTGGCTTTGGAACTACAGAGTAACGGCACATTTAATATCGAAGGTCGAGAAGGATGCGACCCTAGCTTTAAGGGTTTTTCACTACTCTAAGAAAGTGCTAGAGGGTTACAAAGAGTCTCTTGCACAGCAtgaggagagaaggaaagcagcAGAGGCGCGGgcggcggaggaggaggcgaaaCGCCAGGCTGCTGAGAAGGCTGCTGAGGAAGCGAGAAAGGCTTTGGAGGAGGCTGAGGCGAGACGAGTGGCCGCTGAGGAACAGGCGGAGGCCAGGCGCTTGGAAGCTGAGAAGGCTGAGAAGGCAAAGGAGGCGGGTCAGCCggtgagtgaagaaaagaaaaagatgttgCTGGAGGCTGTTGAGGAAGCTGAGGCAACTGAAAAGGCCGCAGAAAAGCAGGCAAAAGATTCGAGAAAGGCATTTGAGGaagcggaggaggagcgcGTCAAAGCCACCGAAGATGCAGAGGCtgcaaaagaggaaaagaaggacgcCGAGGAATCTgaagagaaactgaagaaggaTGTAGAAAAATTGGCTGAGGAATTGAAAGAGGAGTCGAAAGAAAGTGGTGAAGGGGACGACGTAAATGCTGACCATGATGATGAGGGCAGCGAGGCCAAAAGTGGCTGGATTGGGACAACGAAAGTGTTAATATTTTTAattcctttgcttttgctgttgcttggGTTGCTTGTGTTCTTTGTTATTAGGGGCCGTAGGAAGGCTGAGGTGAAGGATGATATAAACATAGGGGAAGCTAATgctaaaagcaaaaatacgaAGACCGCAGCAGGTCTTGACAGTGATATTTAA